A region from the Sandaracinus amylolyticus genome encodes:
- a CDS encoding nucleotidyltransferase family protein: protein MRAMVFAAGLGTRLRPLTDVLPKPVVPLFHRPLCWFALDHLRRAGVTDVVLNTHHLAQRVEEEVASAPRIDGLAVRFAHEGTLLGTGGGVKHAIAVQSRALGREVADDDVVIAFNGDISFAPDLHAAIALHRANGALATMIVREDPDAARFGAIEIDEEHSVRRMLARPDGTLRATMFTGVHVLSGRALRELPDEGCIVRRGYVPWLARGARIAAHVERAPWRDLGTPREYLAAHLDVLRGALAWPGLDPAREAVHASATVGASAVLRETTIGARACVAEGVTLERCVVWPRTRVTASARDAVLAGAHCVSAL from the coding sequence ATGCGCGCGATGGTGTTCGCCGCGGGGCTCGGGACGCGACTGCGGCCGCTCACGGACGTGCTCCCCAAGCCCGTCGTGCCGCTGTTCCATCGCCCGCTCTGCTGGTTCGCGCTCGATCATCTGCGGCGCGCCGGCGTCACGGACGTCGTGCTCAACACGCACCATCTCGCGCAACGCGTGGAGGAGGAGGTCGCGAGCGCGCCGCGCATCGACGGGCTCGCGGTGCGGTTCGCGCACGAGGGCACGCTGCTCGGCACCGGCGGCGGCGTGAAGCACGCGATCGCCGTGCAGTCGCGCGCGCTCGGGCGCGAGGTCGCGGACGACGACGTGGTGATCGCGTTCAACGGCGACATCTCGTTCGCGCCCGATCTGCACGCGGCCATCGCGCTCCATCGCGCGAACGGTGCGCTCGCGACGATGATCGTCCGCGAGGATCCCGACGCGGCGCGCTTCGGTGCGATCGAGATCGACGAGGAGCACTCGGTCCGCCGCATGCTCGCGCGTCCCGACGGAACGCTGCGCGCGACGATGTTCACCGGCGTGCACGTGCTCTCGGGTCGCGCGCTGCGCGAGCTGCCGGACGAGGGGTGCATCGTCCGCCGCGGGTACGTGCCGTGGCTCGCGCGCGGCGCGCGCATCGCGGCGCACGTGGAGCGCGCGCCGTGGCGTGATCTGGGCACGCCGCGCGAGTACCTCGCCGCGCATCTCGACGTGCTCCGCGGCGCGCTCGCCTGGCCGGGCCTCGATCCTGCGCGCGAGGCCGTGCACGCGAGCGCGACCGTCGGCGCGAGCGCCGTGCTGCGCGAGACGACCATCGGCGCCCGCGCGTGCGTCGCCGAGGGCGTCACGCTCGAGCGCTGCGTCGTGTGGCCGCGCACGCGCGTGACCGCGTCCGCGCGCGACGCGGTGCTCGCCGGCGCGCACTGTGTTTCCGCGCTGTAA
- a CDS encoding HPr-rel-A system PqqD family peptide chaperone encodes MTRRWRASTRAIHTKLPRGGVVLDPASKAYFTLNETGEALWSALSAPATLEELASMLAREFEVGFETARTDVESWLAELHELGLIDVVGSDVAG; translated from the coding sequence GTGACCCGCCGCTGGCGCGCCTCGACGCGCGCGATCCACACGAAGCTGCCGCGAGGTGGGGTCGTCCTCGACCCTGCCTCGAAGGCGTACTTCACGCTGAACGAGACGGGCGAGGCGCTGTGGTCCGCGCTGAGCGCGCCCGCGACGCTCGAGGAGCTCGCGAGCATGCTGGCCCGCGAGTTCGAAGTGGGCTTCGAGACTGCACGCACGGATGTCGAGAGCTGGCTCGCGGAGCTGCACGAGCTCGGACTGATCGACGTCGTCGGCTCGGATGTCGCGGGGTGA
- a CDS encoding putative metal-binding motif-containing protein, protein MRWLARSSILLLLVLVQPGCGDDDGAVPTDAGLMDAAFPRDAASPTDAAPAGDASDHDGGADPAECTSDEDCSNADVCDGIERCVDEACVPGAQLGCFDGAECSFDLCEPSSGCAMVAPDTDADGADDCNDCAPADPDVRPGALDVCNDRDDDCDLAIDEDGIDVYFADCDDDGHAPRDATTYTGCAAPDPATTGCGAAGAAWITNAPSDPSYDCDDTDARAHSGQSELFASPLLRHVTGLEFDFDCDGRITFESTASGECASVGTGCEHTPGWATGVPVCGAEGSFVVGCDAACGERLEMRVQRCR, encoded by the coding sequence GTGCGTTGGCTCGCTCGGAGCTCGATCCTCCTCCTGCTGGTGCTCGTCCAGCCTGGTTGCGGAGACGACGACGGCGCCGTCCCGACGGACGCCGGGCTGATGGACGCGGCGTTTCCGCGCGACGCTGCGTCGCCGACGGATGCAGCGCCCGCTGGCGATGCGAGCGATCACGACGGCGGCGCGGATCCCGCCGAGTGCACGTCGGACGAGGACTGCTCGAACGCCGACGTGTGCGACGGAATCGAGCGCTGCGTCGACGAGGCATGCGTGCCGGGCGCCCAGCTCGGATGCTTCGACGGCGCCGAGTGCAGCTTCGACCTCTGCGAACCGTCGAGCGGCTGTGCGATGGTCGCGCCCGACACCGACGCGGACGGCGCGGACGACTGCAACGACTGCGCACCTGCCGATCCCGACGTGCGCCCGGGCGCGCTCGACGTCTGCAACGACCGCGACGACGACTGCGACCTCGCGATCGACGAAGACGGCATCGACGTGTACTTCGCCGACTGCGACGACGATGGCCACGCGCCGCGCGACGCGACGACGTACACCGGCTGCGCTGCGCCCGATCCGGCGACGACCGGCTGCGGCGCTGCCGGCGCGGCGTGGATCACGAACGCGCCGAGCGACCCGTCGTACGACTGCGACGACACCGACGCGCGCGCTCACTCGGGCCAGTCGGAGCTGTTCGCGTCGCCGCTGCTCCGGCACGTGACCGGCCTCGAGTTCGACTTCGACTGCGACGGCAGGATCACGTTCGAGAGCACGGCATCCGGGGAGTGCGCGAGCGTCGGGACCGGCTGCGAGCACACGCCCGGCTGGGCCACCGGCGTGCCCGTGTGCGGCGCGGAGGGCTCGTTCGTCGTGGGCTGCGACGCGGCATGCGGCGAGCGCCTGGAGATGCGTGTGCAGCGATGTCGCTGA
- a CDS encoding putative metal-binding motif-containing protein, translated as MSIRTPIVLAALLALIAGCGDDDAPATPDGGADAGAVDAALPLDSGPVDAGSDDAGPSDGGGTDSGFDGGPFDGGGFCTTDAECQNADRCDGEEQCVDGMCAPSEAPLTCDDLMDCTTDSCDAATGCVYTPVDGDGDGDGACTDCNDADPLRHSGATEACDAEDNDCDDAIDEMLTGTFYPDCDGDGWAVESAPSVDGCTAPTPGATGCTTASPVWTSRPPQFDDFDCADGDTRAHTGVTGFFTTPAVDGIVAFDFDCDYSETPQYEAQGSCVGSAGACTTTTGWQSATVPACGASAAFIASCSAACAPVIETRTQGCR; from the coding sequence ATGTCGATCCGCACGCCAATCGTTCTCGCCGCGCTTCTCGCTCTCATCGCCGGCTGTGGAGACGACGACGCGCCCGCCACGCCCGACGGAGGGGCGGACGCCGGCGCGGTCGACGCCGCGCTCCCCCTCGACTCGGGTCCCGTCGACGCGGGATCCGACGACGCAGGCCCCAGCGACGGCGGGGGCACGGACAGCGGCTTCGACGGCGGCCCCTTCGACGGCGGCGGCTTCTGCACGACGGACGCCGAGTGCCAGAACGCCGATCGCTGCGATGGTGAGGAGCAGTGCGTCGACGGGATGTGCGCACCGTCCGAAGCGCCTCTGACGTGCGACGACCTCATGGACTGCACGACCGACAGCTGCGACGCAGCCACGGGATGCGTCTACACGCCCGTCGACGGTGACGGCGACGGCGACGGCGCGTGCACCGACTGCAACGACGCAGACCCGCTGCGCCACTCGGGTGCGACCGAGGCGTGCGACGCCGAGGACAACGACTGTGACGACGCGATCGACGAGATGCTCACCGGCACGTTCTATCCCGACTGCGACGGCGACGGCTGGGCCGTGGAGTCCGCGCCGAGCGTCGATGGCTGCACCGCCCCGACGCCGGGTGCGACCGGCTGCACGACCGCCTCGCCCGTGTGGACGTCGCGGCCGCCGCAGTTCGACGATTTCGACTGCGCCGATGGCGACACGCGAGCGCACACGGGGGTGACCGGGTTCTTCACGACGCCGGCGGTCGACGGGATCGTCGCGTTCGACTTCGACTGCGACTACAGCGAGACGCCGCAGTACGAAGCTCAGGGCTCGTGCGTCGGCTCGGCCGGAGCGTGCACCACGACGACGGGCTGGCAGTCCGCGACCGTTCCCGCGTGCGGCGCGTCGGCGGCGTTCATCGCGAGCTGCTCGGCGGCGTGTGCGCCGGTGATCGAGACGCGCACGCAGGGCTGCCGCTGA
- a CDS encoding PD40 domain-containing protein, giving the protein MSGRPEQRGRKNGWWLRASSAALLVGCFGAPDAGDPTIDPPVAPLPVVALIEGEYDGHELTFRTLELDESEQLDGVVTAPLVDIPSRSCTTATCTGGSYVAFSNVAGGRATVTHGTAVGTWDPTLCGAAPVSPTSGVCQQVRLRNLYATQIERAYAELISITPTGATTSVSVPAQPFAAVPDFSLAPAVSNGLWRFGEIGRNGTATTSPTTHWVFHGATPPGTELTFRFLVQVRGHLVSPTRRASVVGNDDPATDYPARTAGATVGASSIDMSADGRYVVYTTASSSLHGQTGGQYVVRHDMTTGESAVVERIDGTDTIATGCTSTNPSISDDGNRIAFESSGCDLVGLGATSTTQVYVRDVAARTTTLASADTAGGYANQAATSAQISGNGQVVVFQSNAFDLVAGTPAFEFFGFPLFRLCVDAYRRDLAGGTTTHVSGRAGTAPNAVAGFAGWDAANAGEAPDVSADGSAVVFRGSWATLVTGDTNNASDVYVYRHGGATTNVHRVSLRHNNTQLSAASDHPSISADGAFIAFSSLATNVSTGTPTTSGTRHVYRRSSASGATASRTVERVTVSPTEVNGTGPSFASPWPSLSRNGRFVGFWSSYTNLASTSSFLVSGTQYYVCDMGSAAIELERCFVASTFQPTATSAFSILGGATVGAGRTAMACGDEEEACYVAYQTNGAGWAAVATSDLQVFVSPVSDPRAQLPAPSR; this is encoded by the coding sequence ATGTCGGGGCGACCGGAGCAGCGTGGACGGAAGAATGGCTGGTGGCTGCGCGCGTCGAGCGCTGCGTTGCTCGTCGGATGCTTCGGCGCTCCCGACGCGGGGGACCCAACGATCGACCCGCCCGTCGCGCCGCTGCCAGTCGTCGCGCTGATCGAGGGTGAGTACGACGGTCACGAGCTCACGTTCCGCACGCTCGAGCTCGACGAAAGCGAGCAGCTCGACGGCGTGGTCACGGCGCCGCTCGTCGACATCCCTTCGCGCTCGTGCACCACCGCGACGTGCACCGGCGGAAGCTACGTCGCGTTCTCCAACGTCGCGGGTGGCCGTGCGACGGTCACTCACGGCACGGCGGTCGGCACGTGGGACCCCACGCTCTGCGGTGCCGCCCCCGTGAGCCCGACGTCCGGCGTGTGCCAGCAGGTCCGGCTCCGGAACCTCTACGCGACGCAGATCGAGCGCGCGTACGCCGAGCTGATCTCGATCACGCCGACCGGTGCGACGACCAGCGTCAGCGTGCCCGCGCAGCCGTTCGCGGCGGTCCCCGATTTCTCGCTCGCGCCTGCGGTCAGCAACGGTCTCTGGCGCTTCGGAGAGATCGGGCGCAACGGCACCGCGACCACGAGCCCGACGACGCACTGGGTCTTCCACGGTGCGACGCCGCCGGGAACGGAGCTCACGTTCCGCTTCCTCGTGCAGGTGCGCGGGCACCTGGTGTCCCCGACGCGTCGCGCGAGCGTCGTCGGGAACGACGACCCCGCGACGGACTATCCGGCGCGCACCGCTGGCGCGACGGTCGGCGCATCGTCGATCGACATGTCCGCGGACGGCCGCTACGTCGTGTACACGACCGCGTCTTCGTCGCTGCACGGCCAGACGGGCGGTCAGTACGTCGTCCGCCACGACATGACGACGGGCGAGAGCGCTGTCGTCGAGCGCATCGACGGGACCGACACGATCGCGACCGGCTGCACGTCGACGAACCCGAGCATCTCCGATGATGGGAATCGCATCGCGTTCGAGAGCTCGGGCTGCGATCTCGTCGGGCTGGGCGCGACGAGCACGACCCAGGTCTACGTGCGCGACGTCGCCGCGCGGACGACCACGCTCGCGAGCGCCGACACCGCAGGTGGGTACGCGAACCAGGCTGCGACGAGCGCGCAAATCAGCGGGAACGGCCAGGTCGTGGTATTCCAGAGCAACGCGTTCGATCTCGTGGCGGGCACGCCCGCGTTCGAGTTCTTCGGGTTCCCGCTGTTCCGTCTGTGCGTCGACGCGTATCGCCGCGACCTCGCCGGGGGGACCACGACGCACGTGAGCGGACGCGCGGGCACGGCGCCCAACGCGGTCGCCGGATTCGCCGGCTGGGATGCCGCGAACGCCGGCGAAGCGCCCGACGTGAGCGCGGATGGAAGCGCCGTGGTCTTCCGCGGCTCGTGGGCGACCCTCGTGACGGGCGACACCAACAACGCGTCGGACGTCTACGTCTACCGCCACGGCGGCGCGACGACGAACGTCCATCGCGTCAGCCTCCGCCACAACAACACGCAGCTCAGTGCAGCGTCGGATCACCCGTCGATCTCCGCGGACGGCGCGTTCATCGCGTTCTCGTCGCTCGCGACGAACGTCTCGACGGGGACGCCGACGACGAGCGGCACTCGCCACGTCTATCGCCGCTCGTCGGCGAGCGGCGCGACGGCGAGTCGGACCGTCGAGCGCGTGACGGTGAGCCCGACCGAGGTGAACGGGACGGGTCCGTCGTTCGCGTCGCCGTGGCCGTCGCTCTCCCGCAACGGCCGCTTCGTCGGGTTCTGGAGCAGCTACACGAACCTCGCGTCGACGAGCTCGTTCCTCGTGAGCGGTACGCAGTACTACGTCTGCGACATGGGCTCGGCGGCGATCGAGCTCGAGCGTTGTTTCGTCGCGAGCACGTTCCAGCCGACGGCGACGAGCGCTTTCAGCATCCTCGGCGGTGCCACGGTCGGCGCGGGGCGCACCGCGATGGCGTGCGGCGACGAGGAGGAGGCCTGCTACGTCGCGTATCAGACCAATGGTGCCGGCTGGGCCGCCGTCGCGACGAGCGACCTCCAGGTGTTCGTGAGCCCGGTGAGCGATCCCCGCGCGCAGCTGCCCGCGCCCTCGCGCTGA
- a CDS encoding lasso peptide biosynthesis B2 protein: MRYVALRIELAHRYRSDPLDALLTSLDGSSRRVPATREDVAEAIRLGERVARHWPVGSDTCLFRALARYALLHEAGHAPRFVMGIDEDDVAKGHAWVELAGVPFLEPRSPRFRRTLEHPPRA, from the coding sequence GTGCGCTACGTCGCGCTGCGCATCGAGCTCGCGCACCGCTACCGCTCGGACCCGCTCGACGCGCTGCTCACCTCGCTCGATGGCTCGTCGCGACGCGTGCCCGCGACGCGAGAAGACGTCGCAGAAGCCATCAGGCTCGGAGAGCGGGTCGCGCGCCACTGGCCGGTCGGGTCGGACACGTGCCTCTTCCGAGCGCTCGCGCGGTACGCGCTGCTCCACGAAGCGGGGCACGCGCCGCGTTTCGTGATGGGGATCGACGAGGACGACGTCGCGAAAGGCCACGCGTGGGTCGAGCTCGCAGGCGTGCCGTTCCTCGAGCCTCGATCACCGCGCTTCCGGCGCACGCTCGAGCACCCGCCGCGCGCGTGA
- a CDS encoding nucleotidyltransferase family protein, which produces MQRVRSDRNAALDPRRLVRPATGRLSLGVLRRAALLRLLPLAHRRPVLHGPRSCVKRGNRSMDEREIAAAMTVVAGRELLARAADALSVVGVVPVALKGVVLSALSEGSGAPPRPMSDVDILVRPRDRRVAERALAAAGLEEIARSPVATTLRARDLRLDLDLHTALVEPELFRLDTDDLVERAADASSLFGRPVRMLERHDFYAHLVAHFARNRSNAHDRRHLRDFAVVARALPMRPDDVASHLLERGLARAARYALTLASRRGDEFAAHVLSRLPRDRVGALVARSAELWLATHAGNAPLAVPALHALNRSLPAGMRSLGAHLARGLASRARRVLERAPEAR; this is translated from the coding sequence TTGCAGCGTGTTCGAAGCGATCGGAATGCGGCGCTCGATCCGCGGCGACTCGTACGCCCTGCGACCGGTCGGCTGAGCCTGGGCGTCCTGCGCCGCGCGGCGCTCCTCCGCCTTCTTCCCCTCGCGCATCGTCGCCCCGTTCTGCATGGACCCCGTAGTTGTGTCAAGAGAGGCAATCGTTCGATGGACGAGCGCGAAATCGCTGCGGCGATGACCGTGGTCGCGGGCCGCGAGCTCCTTGCGCGCGCCGCCGACGCGCTCTCGGTCGTGGGCGTCGTGCCGGTCGCTCTGAAGGGCGTCGTGCTCTCCGCGCTCTCGGAAGGATCGGGCGCGCCCCCGCGCCCGATGTCGGACGTCGACATCCTCGTCAGGCCTCGCGACCGGCGAGTCGCGGAGCGCGCGCTCGCGGCCGCGGGGCTCGAAGAGATCGCGCGCTCCCCCGTCGCGACCACGCTGCGCGCGAGAGATCTCCGGCTCGACCTCGATCTCCACACGGCGCTGGTCGAGCCCGAGCTCTTCCGTCTCGATACGGACGATCTCGTCGAGCGCGCGGCGGATGCGTCCTCGCTCTTCGGACGGCCGGTCCGGATGCTCGAGCGCCACGACTTCTACGCGCATCTCGTGGCGCACTTCGCGCGGAACCGGTCGAACGCGCACGACCGGCGACATCTACGCGACTTCGCGGTCGTCGCGCGCGCGCTCCCGATGCGGCCCGACGACGTCGCGTCGCACCTCCTCGAGCGGGGGCTCGCGCGCGCGGCGCGGTACGCGCTTACGCTTGCATCACGCCGCGGCGACGAGTTCGCCGCGCACGTCCTCTCCAGGCTGCCCCGAGATCGCGTGGGCGCGCTGGTCGCACGCAGCGCCGAGCTCTGGCTCGCGACGCACGCGGGCAACGCGCCGCTCGCCGTGCCCGCGCTCCACGCGCTCAATCGTTCGCTCCCCGCAGGCATGCGCTCGCTCGGCGCGCATCTCGCGCGGGGTCTCGCGTCACGCGCGCGGCGGGTGCTCGAGCGTGCGCCGGAAGCGCGGTGA
- a CDS encoding radical SAM protein yields MQRVGLHLTDRCQLDCDHCLRDPGAQPVDLPLSTIAAVLAEAASEFGIRHVSLTGGEPTLHPELPAILDLAVAYGMRWDMVSNGRRFDRVACWLDEVPARRDACRWIALSLDGASDATHDSLRGAGQRREVLSAASVAVALGVPFGITTTVHARNVDELEAIAEEAEALGAGWVRFGAMQATGTPLDDELRLEPDEWRIVDARVRALRARRSIPVLTTTGWPSADEPGALCGPLRGDTLHVDVHGRLTLCCLHSQVPHQGVDPSVAGDVASGLRLVRGALAEIQRKAILARAADDDAGPWRHHACNSCLRRFGRPHWSVDGRDGPSAERPRWRGALHRVRSAKRSLPVAR; encoded by the coding sequence GTGCAGCGCGTCGGGCTGCACCTGACGGACCGCTGCCAGCTCGACTGCGATCACTGCCTGCGTGACCCGGGCGCGCAGCCGGTCGACCTTCCGTTGTCGACGATCGCGGCCGTGCTCGCCGAGGCCGCCTCCGAGTTCGGGATCCGGCACGTCTCGCTGACGGGCGGCGAGCCGACGTTGCACCCCGAGCTCCCCGCGATCCTCGATCTCGCGGTCGCGTACGGCATGCGCTGGGACATGGTCTCGAACGGCCGCCGATTCGACCGTGTCGCCTGCTGGCTCGACGAAGTGCCGGCGCGACGAGATGCGTGTCGGTGGATCGCGTTGAGCCTCGATGGCGCCAGCGACGCCACGCACGACTCTCTCCGCGGCGCCGGGCAGCGACGCGAGGTGCTGAGCGCAGCGTCCGTCGCCGTCGCGCTCGGCGTGCCGTTCGGGATCACGACCACGGTCCACGCGCGAAACGTCGACGAGCTCGAGGCGATCGCCGAAGAGGCCGAGGCGCTCGGTGCCGGATGGGTCCGATTCGGCGCGATGCAGGCGACCGGCACACCGCTCGACGACGAGCTTCGCCTCGAGCCGGACGAGTGGCGCATCGTGGACGCGCGGGTGCGAGCGCTGCGCGCGCGCCGGTCCATCCCCGTGCTGACGACCACGGGTTGGCCGTCGGCGGACGAGCCCGGCGCACTGTGCGGTCCGCTCCGCGGTGACACCCTGCACGTCGACGTGCACGGCCGGCTGACGCTCTGCTGCCTGCACTCCCAGGTCCCGCACCAGGGTGTCGATCCGAGCGTCGCCGGCGACGTCGCGAGTGGGCTGCGCCTCGTCCGTGGAGCGCTCGCCGAGATCCAACGGAAAGCGATCCTCGCTCGCGCCGCGGATGACGATGCGGGCCCTTGGCGCCACCACGCCTGCAACTCGTGCCTGCGGCGGTTCGGCCGCCCTCACTGGTCGGTCGATGGCCGTGATGGACCGTCCGCCGAGCGGCCACGTTGGCGGGGTGCGCTACACCGCGTCAGGAGCGCGAAGCGCTCGCTTCCGGTGGCGCGCTGA
- a CDS encoding TolB family protein yields the protein MQRHSSCRAVAVILALVGLPAGLVACAPDGAEPTLPAPVEVDDLPVIQLIEGEFDGEELSYRFLTPDGRVDADPIVGVAAEPLVDIPSQSCTTTSCTGGGYVAFSNVAGQRATVINGTVTSGSWVAACGSPPTGSLSGICQGVRLRNLYPGQQIERAYAELIELTPNGTTTSVEIVPNGAQIATPDFGFGEPTIPNGLFRFGELGRGSSSIANSVTMRWAFRGTTTGTEFTFRFLVQVRGLLVTPTVRASLSNGVRDNPGAGAYPSNAAIIPTAGRPIALSANGQYAAYVVGAIVHRKDLSTGSLSTFDAGCSVLNLDLSDDGAVLAYEAAGCLGLSQIYRYDYGVGGTPTLISTATGGGAGNQASRLPRLNSDGTVLVFQSQARNLAGQTVPNGRGCPDVYRYDSTTGEIHHVSAIRGSDFYAPTTARYAPCAATGDSVRFADVSDDGQRIVFVGGGRLDPAADTDAAPDVYVYDHSESLTGSVVVYPVTPAVTAPSHTAISGDGSVVAFCTDSCGRVVRASSAEGVGGLEVVTANPSGTAVTAGPNTYGIPTLSPSGRFVAFRGNATAGLVPPQSWSGFSAPGTQIYVCDTGAPIATPAANDLRRCWVASTIQLMPDTAFVPLAGAVQSGDQRLGLSYPSDTEAGYVAYYATPTNWGPLSTSGLFVSPVGDPRPQQPVDAR from the coding sequence ATGCAACGTCACTCGTCGTGTCGCGCAGTCGCCGTGATCCTCGCGCTCGTCGGGCTTCCCGCCGGGCTCGTCGCGTGTGCGCCCGACGGAGCGGAGCCGACCCTGCCAGCCCCGGTCGAGGTCGACGACCTGCCGGTCATCCAGCTCATCGAAGGTGAGTTCGACGGCGAGGAGCTCAGCTATCGCTTCCTGACGCCGGATGGCCGCGTCGACGCGGACCCCATCGTGGGCGTCGCGGCGGAGCCGCTGGTCGACATCCCGTCCCAGTCGTGCACGACCACGTCTTGCACTGGCGGCGGCTACGTCGCGTTCTCGAACGTCGCGGGCCAGCGCGCGACGGTGATCAACGGCACGGTGACGTCGGGCTCGTGGGTCGCCGCGTGCGGCAGCCCGCCGACGGGCTCGCTCTCGGGGATCTGTCAGGGTGTGCGCCTGCGGAACCTCTACCCGGGCCAGCAGATCGAGCGCGCGTACGCCGAGCTCATCGAGCTCACGCCGAACGGCACCACGACGTCGGTCGAGATCGTCCCCAACGGGGCGCAGATCGCGACGCCGGACTTCGGCTTCGGCGAGCCGACCATCCCCAACGGGCTGTTCCGTTTCGGCGAGCTCGGTCGTGGGAGCAGCTCGATCGCGAACAGCGTCACGATGCGGTGGGCGTTCCGTGGCACGACGACCGGCACGGAGTTCACGTTCCGCTTCCTGGTGCAGGTGCGCGGGCTCCTCGTGACGCCGACGGTGCGCGCGAGCCTCAGCAACGGAGTGCGCGACAATCCTGGTGCGGGCGCCTACCCCTCGAACGCCGCGATCATCCCGACCGCTGGCCGTCCGATCGCGCTCTCCGCGAACGGCCAGTACGCCGCGTACGTCGTCGGTGCGATCGTCCATCGCAAGGACCTGAGCACCGGCTCGCTGTCGACCTTCGACGCCGGCTGCAGCGTGCTGAACCTCGACCTCTCGGACGATGGCGCGGTGCTGGCGTACGAGGCGGCCGGGTGCCTCGGACTGTCGCAGATCTACCGCTACGACTACGGTGTGGGAGGTACGCCTACACTGATTTCGACCGCGACGGGCGGCGGCGCGGGCAACCAGGCAAGCCGGCTCCCGCGGCTCAACAGCGATGGCACGGTCCTCGTGTTCCAGAGCCAGGCACGCAACCTCGCGGGCCAGACCGTCCCGAACGGTCGCGGGTGCCCGGACGTCTACCGTTACGACTCGACGACCGGCGAGATCCATCACGTGAGCGCGATCCGGGGCTCGGACTTCTACGCGCCGACGACGGCGCGCTACGCGCCGTGCGCCGCGACCGGCGATAGCGTTCGCTTCGCGGACGTGAGCGACGACGGACAGCGCATCGTGTTCGTCGGTGGTGGGCGGCTCGATCCGGCCGCGGACACCGACGCGGCGCCCGACGTGTACGTCTACGACCACAGCGAGTCGCTGACCGGCTCGGTCGTCGTGTACCCGGTCACGCCGGCCGTGACCGCGCCGTCGCACACCGCGATCTCCGGCGACGGCTCGGTCGTGGCGTTCTGCACGGACAGCTGTGGGCGTGTCGTGCGCGCGAGCTCGGCCGAGGGTGTCGGCGGGCTCGAGGTCGTGACCGCGAACCCGAGCGGGACCGCGGTGACTGCGGGCCCGAACACCTACGGCATCCCGACGCTCTCGCCGAGCGGCCGCTTCGTGGCCTTCCGCGGGAACGCCACCGCGGGTCTGGTTCCGCCGCAGAGCTGGTCCGGCTTCAGCGCGCCGGGGACGCAGATCTACGTCTGCGATACCGGGGCGCCGATCGCGACGCCCGCGGCGAACGACCTTCGCCGCTGTTGGGTGGCGAGCACGATTCAGCTGATGCCCGACACCGCGTTCGTTCCGCTCGCCGGTGCGGTTCAGAGCGGCGATCAGCGCCTCGGCCTCTCGTACCCGAGCGACACCGAGGCGGGCTACGTCGCCTACTACGCGACGCCGACGAATTGGGGCCCGCTGAGCACGAGCGGCCTGTTCGTCAGCCCGGTCGGAGATCCCCGCCCCCAGCAGCCCGTCGACGCGCGCTGA
- a CDS encoding PqqD family protein: protein MNEHAKLRLAARAVARRVAGRMVVVTLPGLETRVLNEVGARVVELADGRTLGEIVEVVASELDADREVVRRDVRAFVLDLVRERVLSEDA from the coding sequence ATGAACGAGCACGCGAAGCTCAGGCTTGCCGCCCGCGCCGTCGCGCGCCGCGTCGCTGGCCGCATGGTGGTCGTCACGCTGCCCGGTCTCGAGACGCGCGTGCTCAACGAGGTGGGCGCGCGCGTCGTCGAGCTCGCCGACGGGCGCACGCTCGGTGAGATCGTCGAGGTCGTGGCGAGCGAGCTCGACGCGGACCGTGAGGTCGTGCGTCGCGACGTCCGCGCGTTCGTTCTCGACCTCGTGCGCGAACGAGTGCTCAGCGAGGACGCGTAG